The following proteins come from a genomic window of Nostoc sp. ATCC 53789:
- the rsfS gene encoding ribosome silencing factor has protein sequence MTDYFQGNFPLQSVPLTKSVVKSHAHTEEESGKLAATIAEAGLDRKAGEIILLKVAEVSYLADYFVMMTGYSRVQVRAIAQAIEGKVETELQRRPIRTEGKVEGSWVLQDYGDVIVHIMMPKEREFYNLEAFWIHAERISLPESDEGEGKPT, from the coding sequence ATGACTGATTATTTCCAAGGAAATTTCCCATTACAATCCGTCCCACTGACGAAGAGTGTGGTCAAGAGCCACGCCCATACTGAAGAGGAGAGCGGAAAATTAGCTGCAACGATAGCAGAAGCTGGATTAGACCGCAAAGCAGGTGAGATTATATTGCTAAAAGTAGCAGAGGTATCTTACCTAGCGGATTACTTTGTGATGATGACTGGCTATTCTAGGGTACAAGTCAGAGCGATCGCTCAAGCAATTGAAGGAAAAGTCGAAACTGAGTTGCAACGTCGTCCCATAAGGACAGAAGGAAAAGTTGAGGGGAGTTGGGTATTACAAGACTACGGTGATGTGATCGTTCACATTATGATGCCCAAAGAACGGGAGTTTTATAATTTAGAAGCGTTCTGGATTCATGCAGAACGTATTTCCCTTCCAGAATCTGATGAGGGTGAAGGTAAGCCAACATGA
- a CDS encoding CGLD27 family protein, producing the protein MIRSSVSNCPVPIDQQPLNEYEELKTSWLFRDSTLDLREYITKIAWIWSLSWLIAAPVAAASFPPHKYIAHFILCGAAAASVGVVLALVRLYLGWFYVCDRLGSPTVFYEESGWYDGQTWTKPQEILNRDRLIVAYEIKPILRRLQFTFAGLAGMYVTGTIVWHLF; encoded by the coding sequence ATGATTAGGTCTTCGGTTTCAAATTGCCCAGTTCCCATAGACCAACAACCGCTCAATGAGTACGAAGAGTTAAAAACTTCCTGGTTGTTTCGTGATAGCACTTTAGATTTGCGCGAATATATCACGAAAATAGCTTGGATTTGGAGTTTATCTTGGCTGATCGCAGCACCTGTGGCAGCAGCAAGTTTTCCTCCCCACAAGTATATTGCACATTTTATCCTTTGTGGTGCAGCAGCAGCCAGTGTCGGGGTCGTACTGGCACTGGTAAGATTATACTTAGGCTGGTTCTACGTGTGCGATCGCCTTGGCAGTCCCACAGTATTTTATGAAGAGTCCGGCTGGTACGACGGCCAAACTTGGACGAAACCACAGGAAATCCTTAACCGCGATCGCTTAATTGTTGCATACGAAATCAAACCCATCTTGCGGCGATTGCAATTTACCTTCGCTGGCTTGGCGGGAATGTACGTTACTGGTACGATAGTTTGGCATTTGTTTTAA
- a CDS encoding HAMP domain-containing sensor histidine kinase, whose translation MVKSFCDRLSVFKVSPLLLIWQQLLGEARTRILLWYLLILGITFLTAIPAFRYQVYQRIDDRVRQEMEANMMAFKALIKGEKFVTENRLTDYDSEDILNESKQLSRLLSREEQTTAPASVEDLIKLFRAYLLYRRLEDESYFIAFIDGEFYKSSPSARPKLLARDSQLMRRWAKQTQPEQGEQEFFVPDASNIIYMVEPITINGQTRGVFVVAHNSTGERTEALEAVTVIIEVFSLVFVVSLILTWLAAGRILAPLRTIVTTAHAISESDLTQRLPARGNGELAELAKTFNEMMDRVEAAFASQREFVNDAGHELKTPITIVRGHLELMGDDPQEQQETVALVIGELDRMSRLVDDMILLAKAERADFLQVATVNVADLTKELFVKAQALAERDWQLDSVAKGQIVVDRQRITEAVMNLAQNATQHTKESDTISIGSAIAKGKVRFWIRDTGEGIPLVDQKRIFERFARSSKSRRRSEGAGLGLSIVRAIAEAHFGQVLLRSQLGTGSMFTIVLPLDPPKK comes from the coding sequence ATGGTAAAGAGTTTTTGCGATCGCTTGTCTGTTTTCAAAGTATCTCCGTTGCTTTTAATTTGGCAGCAACTATTGGGAGAAGCACGCACCCGGATTTTGCTCTGGTACTTGCTGATTTTAGGAATAACGTTTCTCACTGCTATTCCGGCATTTCGCTATCAGGTATATCAGCGCATTGATGACCGTGTTCGTCAGGAGATGGAAGCAAACATGATGGCTTTCAAAGCATTGATTAAGGGCGAAAAGTTTGTTACAGAGAATAGACTGACTGATTATGACTCAGAAGATATATTGAACGAGTCAAAGCAATTGAGTCGCTTACTCTCTAGAGAAGAACAAACCACTGCTCCAGCCTCCGTAGAAGACTTAATCAAGCTTTTTAGAGCTTATTTGTTGTATCGGCGACTAGAAGATGAATCCTACTTTATCGCTTTTATAGATGGTGAATTCTACAAATCTAGTCCTAGCGCCCGTCCTAAGCTTTTAGCCAGAGATTCACAACTCATGAGACGGTGGGCAAAACAGACCCAACCAGAACAGGGAGAACAAGAATTTTTCGTCCCTGACGCTAGTAATATTATTTACATGGTGGAACCCATTACTATTAATGGGCAAACACGGGGAGTCTTTGTCGTTGCCCACAATAGTACTGGGGAAAGGACAGAAGCCTTAGAAGCAGTCACTGTGATTATTGAAGTTTTCAGCCTAGTGTTTGTGGTGTCGTTAATTCTTACCTGGTTAGCTGCGGGGCGGATACTGGCTCCTCTGCGGACAATTGTTACAACGGCTCATGCCATCAGTGAGTCAGATTTAACTCAGCGTTTGCCTGCGCGAGGTAATGGAGAACTAGCAGAACTGGCAAAGACATTCAACGAAATGATGGACAGGGTAGAAGCAGCCTTTGCTAGCCAACGTGAATTTGTCAACGATGCTGGACACGAACTGAAAACTCCCATCACTATTGTTCGCGGACACCTAGAACTGATGGGAGATGATCCCCAAGAACAACAGGAAACCGTGGCACTAGTCATTGGAGAACTAGACCGGATGAGTCGTTTGGTTGATGATATGATTTTGCTGGCAAAAGCAGAACGCGCCGACTTTTTACAGGTAGCAACAGTAAATGTGGCAGATTTAACCAAAGAATTATTTGTTAAAGCCCAAGCACTGGCAGAGAGAGACTGGCAACTAGACTCTGTAGCCAAAGGTCAAATTGTTGTTGACCGACAAAGAATTACCGAAGCCGTGATGAATCTAGCTCAAAATGCTACTCAGCATACTAAGGAGAGTGATACTATTTCCATAGGTTCAGCGATCGCCAAAGGAAAGGTGCGCTTCTGGATACGCGATACAGGTGAAGGCATTCCACTGGTTGATCAAAAACGAATTTTTGAACGCTTTGCCCGATCTTCCAAAAGTCGCCGTCGTTCAGAGGGTGCTGGACTTGGGCTTTCTATAGTGAGAGCGATCGCAGAGGCTCACTTTGGACAAGTATTACTTCGTAGTCAGTTAGGAACAGGTTCGATGTTCACCATCGTTTTACCACTCGATCCCCCCAAAAAATGA
- a CDS encoding asparaginase, translating to MTMGKRTQATALEVRLLREGIIESRHIVQAVVCDDRGRVLTVAGNSETAAFIRSALKPFQALAVTTTGTLERYDLSDRDLAIMTSSHKGTIDQVRQVFNILWRADLDPTILQCPTPEGKHSPLEYNCSGKHAGMLAVCQQRRWPLNNYLDRKHPVQQLILGKVAELLRMPAAEFICAHDDCGAPTYLMQLGHMASLYALLASSTNLDMERIVRAMTHHPAMVAGDGEFDTELMRLTPGELVSKSGAEGVQCIGRLGEGLGLAIKVMDGTKRAKHAVAIHLLKQMGWISPSAAESLCEKFATLGKYTRLEVIGELSFL from the coding sequence ATGACAATGGGAAAACGAACTCAAGCCACAGCACTGGAAGTCCGGTTGCTGCGGGAAGGTATTATTGAATCCAGGCATATAGTCCAGGCTGTAGTATGCGACGATCGGGGACGGGTTCTAACCGTTGCCGGCAATTCTGAAACTGCTGCATTTATCCGTTCAGCCCTCAAACCATTTCAGGCACTCGCAGTCACCACCACAGGTACACTGGAACGCTATGACCTCAGCGATCGCGACTTAGCAATTATGACAAGTTCCCATAAAGGAACAATAGATCAAGTCCGACAGGTATTTAACATCCTTTGGCGAGCTGATCTTGACCCGACTATACTCCAGTGTCCAACTCCTGAAGGTAAGCACAGTCCTCTGGAATACAATTGCTCTGGAAAACATGCGGGAATGTTAGCTGTTTGTCAGCAACGCCGTTGGCCCTTGAATAACTACTTGGATCGCAAGCACCCAGTACAGCAATTGATTTTGGGCAAAGTAGCAGAGTTGCTGCGAATGCCAGCCGCAGAATTTATCTGCGCTCATGATGACTGTGGCGCACCAACTTATTTGATGCAACTAGGACACATGGCATCTTTATATGCGCTGCTAGCCTCTAGTACCAATCTGGATATGGAGCGCATCGTCCGGGCTATGACTCATCACCCCGCGATGGTAGCAGGAGATGGAGAATTTGATACGGAACTGATGCGCTTAACTCCAGGGGAACTGGTTAGTAAAAGTGGTGCCGAAGGAGTACAGTGCATTGGTAGACTCGGTGAAGGCTTGGGATTAGCAATCAAAGTTATGGATGGGACAAAACGGGCAAAACACGCTGTTGCTATTCACCTACTCAAGCAAATGGGTTGGATTAGTCCTAGCGCCGCCGAAAGCCTCTGTGAAAAGTTTGCCACCTTGGGAAAATACACGCGTTTAGAAGTAATTGGAGAATTATCATTTTTGTAG
- a CDS encoding response regulator transcription factor yields MPNILIVEDEPRIASFIEKGLRSQGFTTTILTDGLYVLDVLQSGTFDLLILDLGLPGKDGFQVLEELRGQGEDIPVIILSARSDIHDKVAGLEGGADDYVTKPFRFEELLARVRLRLRSTRPARDAQEFILKAGNMELNLRTRQVKICDRLIELPAREFAMAEMFCRHPGQVISREQLLDYVWGYDYNPGSNIVDVYVGYLRKKLGSKLIETVRGMGYRLRT; encoded by the coding sequence ATGCCCAACATTCTCATCGTTGAAGATGAACCCCGGATTGCCTCATTTATTGAAAAAGGGTTGCGATCGCAAGGGTTCACAACAACAATTCTGACAGATGGGTTGTATGTGCTAGATGTGTTGCAAAGTGGAACCTTTGACTTGTTAATTCTGGATTTAGGGTTGCCTGGAAAAGACGGATTTCAAGTACTCGAAGAACTGCGCGGACAGGGAGAAGACATACCTGTGATTATCCTCTCTGCTAGAAGTGATATTCACGACAAAGTTGCTGGGCTAGAAGGAGGTGCAGATGATTATGTCACCAAACCCTTCCGATTTGAAGAACTGTTGGCGCGGGTAAGATTACGGTTGCGAAGTACCAGACCTGCCAGAGATGCCCAAGAGTTTATCCTCAAAGCTGGTAATATGGAGCTTAATTTGCGAACTCGACAGGTAAAAATATGCGATCGCTTAATAGAGCTACCTGCTCGTGAATTTGCTATGGCAGAAATGTTTTGCCGCCATCCAGGACAAGTCATCAGTCGAGAACAACTCCTCGATTACGTTTGGGGTTACGACTACAACCCAGGTTCTAATATTGTCGATGTCTATGTCGGTTATCTCCGTAAAAAACTAGGCAGCAAACTGATTGAGACAGTTAGAGGCATGGGTTATCGCTTGCGAACGTAG
- a CDS encoding HAMP domain-containing protein — MKQHHNFDDLAFGRSNSSLQSNNSSSNTSNSRYWFSHLKVGQKIGIGYALIVSIAVLGTSIGFLIADYYQRQAQKREEAAIEELYQMYQLKISVFRVRTNQHKLILYMDQPKRWLEQYNLLLNYVEQARQVWFEFKTNYSIENPTLYDSVIEQEAVHRLLQTHKGFDTYLQRTEVLFNDHNPSKLSPNEIRTAQTQLFNFMHSSSIFMIDDFLDDITNLVEVIAEEYQQANWELRRAEKLRLNIILGSLLVSIAIATLLAIFTSQAIARPIQAVTHVAQQVTEESNFDLQAPVTTNDEVGILANSLNRLILEVQQLITVQNDANEQLEVYNQVLEEKVRERTRELNEKNISLKMALEELQRTQVQLGETEENGDQS; from the coding sequence ATGAAACAGCATCACAACTTCGATGATCTGGCTTTTGGTCGATCTAATAGCTCTTTGCAATCAAATAACTCCAGTTCAAACACAAGCAATTCTAGATATTGGTTCAGCCATCTCAAAGTTGGTCAAAAGATTGGCATTGGATATGCACTAATTGTAAGCATTGCTGTACTGGGAACTAGCATTGGGTTTCTGATTGCAGATTATTACCAGCGACAAGCGCAAAAGCGCGAAGAAGCGGCGATTGAAGAGTTATATCAGATGTACCAACTCAAAATCAGTGTGTTTCGTGTTCGTACCAACCAACATAAGCTGATTTTGTACATGGATCAACCAAAAAGATGGCTAGAACAATATAATTTGTTACTTAACTATGTTGAGCAAGCTAGACAAGTTTGGTTTGAGTTCAAAACTAACTACAGTATTGAGAACCCGACTCTATACGATTCTGTAATTGAACAAGAAGCTGTTCATCGCTTGTTGCAGACCCACAAAGGCTTTGATACTTATTTACAGCGCACAGAGGTTCTGTTTAACGATCACAATCCCAGTAAATTATCACCAAACGAAATTAGGACAGCACAAACTCAACTGTTCAATTTCATGCATAGCTCATCAATTTTTATGATTGATGATTTTCTTGATGACATCACAAACCTTGTTGAAGTCATCGCCGAGGAGTATCAGCAAGCAAATTGGGAACTGCGAAGGGCAGAGAAATTACGTCTAAATATTATTTTAGGCAGCCTGTTAGTGTCGATTGCGATCGCCACATTATTAGCAATTTTCACTAGTCAGGCCATTGCCCGTCCTATTCAAGCAGTCACCCATGTTGCTCAACAGGTTACAGAGGAATCTAATTTTGATTTACAAGCACCCGTAACGACTAATGATGAAGTTGGGATCTTGGCTAATTCGCTCAATCGTTTAATTTTGGAAGTTCAGCAACTTATCACAGTCCAAAATGATGCTAACGAACAGCTAGAAGTATACAACCAAGTACTAGAAGAGAAAGTACGCGAACGAACACGGGAGTTAAATGAGAAAAATATCAGCTTAAAGATGGCATTAGAGGAATTGCAACGTACTCAAGTTCAACTTGGAGAAACTGAGGAAAATGGCGATCAAAGCTGA